CACGCAAGGGCCCGGCTTTCTTCAGCTATTCCGACAATTACCTGATCGATACAGATCATGGCGTCATCGTGGATGTCGAGGCGACACGGTCGATCCGGCAGGCTGAGGTCGGTGCGACCAAGACCATGCTCGATCGCGTGAAGGCCAGGTTCGACCTCCATCCCGAGCGCCTGATCGCGGACACGGCCTATGGCACGGCGCCGATGCTGGGCTGGCTGGTCGACCGCAAGATCGCGCCGCACATCCCGGTCTTCGACAAGTCTGGGCGCAGCGACGGGACCTGGACCCGCGCAGACTTCGAGTGGGATGCCGAGAACAACCAATACATTTGCCCTGAGGGGCACGAGCTGAAGCAATTCCGCCGGAACTATTCCGATCCTAACCGCGGGCCGACCGGCAAGGGCGTCGCCAAATACCGGTGTCTGAAGCATACCTGCCAAGCCTGCCCCTCGAAGGCACAGTGCTGCCCGAACATAGACTTCCGGTCGATCACCCGCGAGGAACACGAAGACGCTCGGCAGATCGCCCGCGACATTGCGAAGACCGACCAATACGTGATCTCAATGAAGCTGCGTAAGAAAGTCGAGATGCTCTTCGCCCACCTCAAACGCATCCTGGGCCTCGGCAGGCTCCGATTACGCGGCCCATCTGACGAATTCCTCCTCGCCGCAACCGCCCAGAACCTCCGGAAACTGGCAAAGATTTTTCCCGCACCGCAGCAATCGCGAAAGGCCTGATCAGAAAGGCGCTTGCGCCGGACTTGAAACAGCTATTTCTGCGCTCGCAAACAGGAGTTTTTCCACAGAATCGGCTCACTGCTGACTTTCGCTGCGTTTGCACAGCAGCTCCAAAAACCACCGTTTTTGGCGCATCTCTAAGGTCCACCTTGCGGGACCCTGCTGCCGTTTACAGCATCT
The DNA window shown above is from Roseicitreum antarcticum and carries:
- a CDS encoding IS1182 family transposase, with protein sequence MMGPRQEAQPAMFYEFSLEEHVPQDHLLRSIDRFVDLSSIRAHLADFYSHTGRPSVDPELLIRMLLVGYCFGIRSERRLCEEVHLNLAYQWFCWLDLSDRVPDHSTFSKNRHGRFRDSELLRHLFETTVARCIEEGLVSGQRMAIDASLIEADANKQNSTPKEEWDPAQVDPADAPRAVREYLDTLDEAAFGAASEVQPKFTSHSDPASQWTAARKGPAFFSYSDNYLIDTDHGVIVDVEATRSIRQAEVGATKTMLDRVKARFDLHPERLIADTAYGTAPMLGWLVDRKIAPHIPVFDKSGRSDGTWTRADFEWDAENNQYICPEGHELKQFRRNYSDPNRGPTGKGVAKYRCLKHTCQACPSKAQCCPNIDFRSITREEHEDARQIARDIAKTDQYVISMKLRKKVEMLFAHLKRILGLGRLRLRGPSDEFLLAATAQNLRKLAKIFPAPQQSRKA